One stretch of Magnetococcales bacterium DNA includes these proteins:
- a CDS encoding DNA polymerase III subunit beta, with the protein MDFHVEREPFLKALSRIQSVVERRNTMPVLGNVLLEVDGNTLTVTATDTEIALRSTMACEVTEPGGITLPAKKLYEIVRELPDGAVRLRQATGERVIVTSERARFTLFGIAAQLFPAIPQPDGHQRITLESLVMASLFNKVHFSMSQDDGRFVLNGIFLQLDPATPEIPQAFLRMVATDSHRLAMAETPIAGDNLDPRGVIIPRKAVIEARKLLEEIQGQTELIMGEKFLQFVMPDITMITKLVEGRFPNWRRVIPEQNIHHLDTDKEVLLGVVRRMSVLSHEKSRSIHMEVRPNGLRVTTSNPEQEDANEEMDSTGTTYTGPDLDLGFNAKYLQEILSCMDGETVRFHLLNDDASVLVTSVERGHFLFVLMPMRV; encoded by the coding sequence ATGGACTTTCACGTCGAACGCGAACCATTTTTGAAGGCGCTCTCCCGCATCCAGTCCGTCGTGGAACGGCGCAACACCATGCCCGTTCTCGGCAATGTTCTTTTGGAAGTGGACGGCAACACCTTGACTGTCACCGCCACGGATACGGAGATCGCCCTGCGCTCCACCATGGCCTGCGAAGTGACTGAACCCGGCGGGATTACCCTCCCAGCCAAAAAATTGTATGAAATTGTCCGGGAACTCCCGGACGGGGCTGTCCGTTTGCGGCAGGCGACCGGTGAACGGGTCATCGTCACCTCGGAGCGTGCCCGATTTACTTTATTCGGCATCGCGGCCCAGCTGTTTCCTGCCATTCCCCAGCCTGATGGCCATCAGCGCATCACCCTGGAATCTCTGGTCATGGCGAGCCTGTTCAACAAGGTCCACTTTTCCATGTCCCAGGACGATGGCCGTTTTGTCCTGAATGGTATTTTTTTGCAACTGGATCCCGCCACGCCGGAGATTCCGCAGGCTTTTCTGCGCATGGTCGCCACCGATTCGCACCGACTTGCCATGGCCGAAACGCCCATCGCTGGTGACAACCTGGATCCGCGTGGTGTCATCATCCCCAGAAAAGCGGTGATCGAAGCCCGCAAGCTTTTGGAAGAGATTCAAGGCCAGACCGAGTTGATCATGGGAGAAAAATTTCTCCAGTTTGTCATGCCGGATATCACCATGATCACCAAACTGGTGGAGGGGCGTTTCCCCAACTGGCGACGGGTCATTCCGGAACAAAACATCCACCACCTCGACACCGACAAGGAGGTTCTCCTGGGCGTTGTGCGGCGCATGTCGGTTCTATCCCATGAAAAATCACGCAGCATCCACATGGAGGTTCGCCCCAACGGTCTGCGGGTCACCACCAGCAATCCGGAACAGGAAGATGCCAACGAAGAGATGGACTCCACCGGCACTACCTACACTGGACCCGATCTCGATCTGGGATTCAATGCCAAATACCTCCAGGAGATCCTCTCCTGTATGGATGGTGAGACAGTCCGCTTTCACCTTCTCAATGACGATGCCTCCGTCCTGGTCACCAGCGTCGAACGGGGGCATTTTCTTTTTGTCCTCATGCCGATGCGCGTCTGA
- the dnaA gene encoding chromosomal replication initiator protein DnaA, with protein sequence MDDQLWERTLEAIKEQVSVRVFDAWIKPLRPAAPVADAKLELLVDSQLIMDVVQKRYGAILESCLASEAGDHVQISYRLDAKDSEPAKSDADGAEKTAPVAEIAPPSQPTPGKSPTFVHTLERTVLDARFTFENFVVGGCNQFVHAAAERVAEQPARAYNPLFIHGGVGLGKTHIMQAIGNRVAQTRPDLKVLYISSEKFMTEMIHSLRNQGIMAFKEKFRSVNLLLVDDIQFIAGKKSTQEEFFHTFNALYENNSQIVLTSDSFPADIKELEERLRSRLAMGLVADIAPPDLETRVAILKKKAVMVGMDLQNDVAFFLADAIQTNIRELEGALIRVTAFASLSHKPITMGLVKETLRDLVKGHDKVVTIDNVQKTVSNYYKIRLADLLSDRRTRMYSHPRQVAMYLCKQLTSHSYPQIGQHFGGRDHTTVLHAVRSIEQKQATDPNLAEELDSLLTMLRR encoded by the coding sequence ATGGACGATCAACTCTGGGAACGGACTCTGGAAGCAATCAAGGAGCAGGTTTCGGTTCGGGTTTTTGATGCCTGGATCAAGCCTTTGCGTCCAGCCGCTCCGGTTGCCGATGCAAAACTGGAGCTTTTGGTGGACAGCCAGCTCATCATGGATGTGGTGCAGAAGCGCTACGGGGCCATTCTGGAGTCGTGCCTCGCCAGTGAAGCCGGAGACCATGTCCAGATCTCCTACCGCCTCGATGCCAAAGACTCTGAACCGGCAAAGTCGGACGCGGATGGCGCCGAAAAAACCGCTCCCGTTGCGGAAATTGCGCCCCCCTCCCAGCCGACGCCCGGGAAATCTCCGACCTTCGTGCATACCTTGGAAAGGACCGTCCTCGATGCACGGTTCACCTTTGAAAATTTTGTGGTCGGAGGGTGCAATCAATTTGTCCATGCCGCCGCCGAACGGGTCGCCGAACAGCCGGCGCGTGCCTACAACCCTTTGTTCATTCACGGCGGCGTCGGCCTGGGCAAGACCCACATCATGCAGGCCATCGGCAACCGGGTGGCACAAACCCGCCCCGACCTGAAAGTTCTTTACATCTCCTCCGAAAAATTCATGACGGAAATGATCCACTCCCTGCGCAACCAGGGGATCATGGCCTTCAAGGAAAAATTCCGTTCCGTCAACCTGCTCCTCGTGGATGATATCCAGTTCATTGCCGGCAAAAAATCCACTCAGGAAGAGTTTTTTCATACTTTCAATGCGCTTTATGAAAACAACAGCCAGATTGTTCTTACTTCGGATAGTTTTCCCGCTGACATCAAAGAGTTGGAAGAGCGTCTGCGCTCCCGCCTGGCCATGGGTCTGGTCGCCGACATTGCCCCGCCCGACCTGGAAACGCGGGTCGCCATCCTGAAGAAAAAAGCGGTCATGGTCGGCATGGACCTGCAAAACGATGTCGCTTTTTTTCTGGCCGACGCCATCCAGACCAACATACGGGAGTTGGAAGGGGCCCTGATCCGGGTTACGGCCTTCGCCTCGCTCTCCCACAAGCCCATCACCATGGGACTGGTCAAGGAGACCCTGCGCGACCTGGTCAAGGGACACGACAAGGTGGTCACCATCGACAACGTCCAAAAAACGGTCTCCAACTACTACAAGATCCGACTTGCAGACCTTCTCTCGGACCGACGTACCCGGATGTACAGTCATCCACGCCAGGTGGCCATGTACCTGTGCAAACAATTGACCAGCCACTCCTATCCGCAGATCGGCCAGCATTTTGGTGGCCGGGACCACACGACTGTTTTGCACGCCGTTCGTTCCATCGAACAAAAGCAGGCCACCGATCCCAATCTGGCCGAGGAGTTGGACTCTCTCCTGACCATGCTTCGTCGGTGA